A region of Oncorhynchus masou masou isolate Uvic2021 chromosome 29, UVic_Omas_1.1, whole genome shotgun sequence DNA encodes the following proteins:
- the tmem196b gene encoding transmembrane protein 196: protein MPDRGCNIWSLVVLSVLEMGLGASSIALGVFGIIRVRSVHKLQLGDASPIWSGICFLICGLCGMVCAKKRSGLIMILFSACCICGLISGILNFQFVRVVAKRPDALPSLYLAIMVLACLGIGVSILFTWLTCRLASSEQQRMYLERELSLHHSHEMSEKELAERSERAASIPQISFNGKSSPPLSLG from the exons ATGCCGGACAGAGGATGTAACATCTGGAGTCTGGTGGTACTGTCGGTATTGGAGATGGGGCTCGGTGCGTCCAGCATCGCCCTCGGGGTGTTCGGCATCATCCGAGTCCGGTCGGTTCACAAGCTGCAGCTGGGGGATGCCTCTCCTATATGGAGCGGAATTTGT TTTCTCATCTGTGGACTATGTGGGATGGTGTGTGCAAAGAAGAGGTCAGGATTGATT ATGATCCTATTTTCAGCCTGCTGTATCTGTGGGTTGATCAGTGGGATCCTAAACTTCCAGTTTGTGCGTGTGGTGGCAAAGCGTCCCGATGCCCTGCCGTCCCTCTACCTGGCCATCATGGTGCTGGCCTGCCTGGGCATCGGGGTGTCCATCCTGTTTACCTGGCTCACCTGTCGTCTGGCCAGCAGCGAACAGCAGAGGATGTACCTGGAGAGAGAGCTGTCCCTGCACCATTCCCATGAGATGAGTGAAAAG GAGTTGGCTGAGAGATCTGAGAGAGCAGCCAGCATTCCCCAGATCTCCTTCAATGGAAAGTCCTCACCTCCATTGTCATTAGGCTGA